The Streptomyces seoulensis genome contains a region encoding:
- a CDS encoding helix-turn-helix transcriptional regulator: protein MRSHAPSLVGRDSQLSALDRALSEARQGRGGVVFLVGEAGVGKSRLAAEAVGGALGAGMRVLRGRSSTTGPAVPFRPLTEALMSLFRSGEPLDDLVLGPYRPVLGRLIPDWDNGERESSSMVILGEAVLRLLIAAARGQGKLLLLEDLDDADPETLGVLEYLIDNLEYTPVLLLATVRTDFSDALDLAQSARRRGAATLLELAPLTRPQVHDMVAAQLGADSPDEVPAEVLLRLWEDSAGSPYLVEELLQSMIGAGTLVQGTEGWRAVGDLRSDVSSSLARGILRRIDRLGAQGLTLLSAAAVLGKRFPLTVLQRMTGIDDRALLSHLHAGVAARLVLPDEPAPDWYSFRHSLTVEALFTQMTPGQRADLARRGAEAVEELHPELPGDWCALAAGLRREVGDHAAAGRLFAEAGGRALAAGALGSAVTLLSRAEDLLASGSDPAARAEVLEHLLPALAESGDFARALDLAEHLHALDGSELGPARLATLHTRLAKVAHTAGRWSDGNRQIVRAREVLAAAPDEAVTAAVDVTAAYLALDTPGSDRTQHAEKLARSAADTAERYGLPVVACQAWELLATVARERDPEESAAMLERALATAERHRLPLQRMYAATRTGGNAWLAEGDTTGLLAAREEALRLGSVSIVHTVDGILVLDAVLRGDYDGARTAADGCLAVVRRLRLAPAVRYVLTAQAALAAHLGDREAMEAALAAFAEWDGSGSQEEPLGFGLARAFCALLEEDRDLARAELGAVLTLEADNPSTYHLSGTHGLVLLLDVLAGTADRARHEEITATAVARMRWNRQFVLLADAVLLGREGEADRAADRVEAALSVAEPYPMARHLGLRLVADAAHQDGWGDPVAWLRSAEHYFHERDTAAVANACRAGLRRLGAPVHQHRSGTSGIPEQLRTQGVTVREFEVFRLLAERLSNKDIADRLFISPRTAEKHVASLMTKTGSANRADLCARSAALRTA from the coding sequence ATGCGTTCCCATGCGCCTTCCTTGGTCGGGCGGGACTCCCAACTGAGCGCGCTCGACAGGGCCTTGTCCGAAGCCCGGCAGGGGCGCGGCGGCGTCGTGTTCCTGGTCGGCGAGGCCGGGGTCGGCAAGTCGCGGCTCGCGGCCGAGGCCGTGGGCGGTGCGCTGGGCGCGGGTATGCGCGTGCTGCGCGGCCGCAGCAGCACCACCGGTCCGGCCGTGCCGTTCAGGCCGCTGACCGAGGCGCTGATGTCCCTGTTCCGCAGTGGCGAGCCCCTCGACGACCTGGTGCTCGGCCCCTACCGGCCGGTCCTCGGGCGGCTGATCCCCGACTGGGACAACGGCGAGCGCGAGAGCAGTTCCATGGTGATCCTGGGCGAGGCGGTGCTGCGCCTGCTCATCGCCGCCGCCCGCGGCCAGGGCAAGCTCCTGCTGCTGGAGGACCTGGACGACGCCGACCCGGAGACGCTGGGCGTCCTGGAGTACCTGATCGACAACCTGGAGTACACGCCGGTCCTGCTGCTGGCCACCGTGCGCACCGACTTCAGCGACGCGCTCGACCTGGCCCAGTCGGCCCGGCGGCGCGGCGCGGCCACACTGCTCGAACTGGCGCCGCTGACCCGCCCCCAGGTCCACGACATGGTCGCCGCCCAGCTCGGCGCCGACTCCCCCGACGAGGTGCCGGCGGAGGTCCTGCTGCGGCTGTGGGAGGACAGTGCCGGCAGCCCGTACCTCGTCGAGGAACTGCTCCAGTCCATGATCGGGGCGGGCACCCTGGTGCAGGGGACGGAGGGCTGGCGCGCGGTCGGCGATCTGCGCAGTGACGTTTCCTCGTCCCTGGCCCGTGGCATCCTGCGCCGTATCGACCGCCTCGGCGCACAGGGCCTGACCCTGCTGTCGGCCGCCGCCGTGCTCGGCAAGAGGTTTCCGCTGACCGTGCTCCAGCGCATGACGGGCATCGACGACCGGGCCCTGCTCAGCCATCTGCACGCGGGCGTGGCCGCCCGTCTGGTGCTGCCCGACGAGCCCGCGCCGGACTGGTACTCCTTCCGGCACTCGCTCACCGTGGAGGCGCTGTTCACCCAGATGACACCGGGTCAGCGGGCCGATCTGGCCCGCCGGGGCGCCGAGGCCGTCGAGGAGCTGCATCCGGAGCTCCCCGGCGACTGGTGCGCGCTGGCGGCCGGTCTGCGCCGTGAGGTCGGGGACCACGCCGCCGCCGGGCGGCTGTTCGCCGAGGCGGGCGGCCGGGCGCTGGCGGCGGGCGCGCTGGGCTCGGCGGTGACGTTGCTCAGCCGGGCCGAGGACCTGCTCGCCTCCGGCAGTGATCCGGCGGCGCGGGCCGAGGTGCTCGAACATCTGCTGCCCGCGCTGGCCGAGTCGGGGGACTTCGCCCGCGCCCTCGACCTGGCCGAGCACCTGCACGCGCTGGACGGCTCGGAGCTGGGCCCGGCCCGGCTGGCCACCCTGCACACCCGGCTGGCCAAGGTCGCCCACACGGCGGGCCGTTGGTCGGACGGCAACCGACAGATCGTCCGCGCCCGCGAGGTACTGGCGGCCGCGCCCGACGAGGCCGTAACCGCGGCGGTCGATGTCACCGCGGCCTATCTGGCGCTGGACACGCCCGGCTCCGACCGTACCCAGCACGCCGAGAAGCTGGCCCGCTCGGCCGCCGACACCGCCGAGCGGTACGGCCTGCCCGTGGTCGCCTGCCAGGCCTGGGAGCTGCTGGCCACGGTGGCCCGTGAGCGGGACCCGGAGGAGTCGGCGGCGATGCTGGAGCGGGCGCTCGCCACGGCCGAGCGGCACCGGCTGCCGTTGCAGCGCATGTACGCGGCCACCCGTACCGGCGGCAACGCCTGGCTCGCCGAGGGCGACACCACGGGCCTGCTCGCGGCCCGCGAGGAGGCCCTGCGGCTGGGCTCGGTCAGCATCGTGCACACCGTGGACGGCATCCTCGTCCTCGACGCGGTGCTGCGCGGCGACTACGACGGCGCCCGGACGGCCGCCGACGGGTGCCTGGCCGTCGTACGCAGGCTGCGGCTGGCCCCGGCCGTGCGCTACGTGCTCACGGCCCAGGCCGCGCTGGCGGCGCACCTCGGTGACCGTGAGGCGATGGAGGCGGCGCTGGCGGCGTTCGCCGAGTGGGACGGATCGGGTTCGCAGGAGGAACCGCTGGGCTTCGGCCTGGCCCGCGCCTTCTGCGCGCTGCTGGAGGAGGACCGGGACCTGGCGCGGGCCGAACTGGGGGCCGTGCTGACGCTGGAGGCGGACAACCCCTCCACCTACCACCTCAGCGGCACCCACGGCCTGGTGCTGCTGCTGGACGTGCTCGCCGGTACCGCGGACCGCGCCCGGCACGAGGAGATCACCGCCACGGCCGTCGCCCGGATGCGCTGGAACCGCCAGTTCGTCCTGCTCGCCGACGCCGTCCTGCTCGGCCGGGAGGGCGAGGCCGACCGGGCGGCGGACCGGGTCGAGGCGGCCCTGTCGGTGGCGGAGCCGTACCCGATGGCCAGGCACCTCGGGCTGCGGCTGGTCGCCGACGCGGCGCACCAGGACGGCTGGGGAGACCCGGTGGCCTGGCTGCGCAGCGCGGAGCACTACTTCCACGAGCGGGACACCGCGGCCGTGGCCAACGCGTGCCGGGCCGGACTGCGCCGGCTCGGCGCTCCCGTGCACCAGCACCGCAGCGGCACCAGCGGCATCCCCGAGCAACTGCGCACGCAGGGGGTGACGGTAAGGGAGTTCGAGGTGTTCCGGCTGCTCGCGGAGCGGCTCAGCAACAAGGACATCGCCGACCGCCTGTTCATCTCGCCGCGTACTGCGGAGAAGCACGTCGCGAGCCTGATGACCAAGACCGGGTCGGCCAACCGCGCGGACCTGTGCGCGCGGTCGGCCGCCCTGCGGACGGCGTAG
- a CDS encoding type 2 lanthipeptide synthetase LanM family protein → MTSTAILPTPWSAGLPTAWWAPALSLAERLAAPDLPAAQARTAAGPVPWAVGDVTGFAARLAHLGVDQDTAAALAAEPAERLAARTGRPAWAAYVEQALADEDFTDLVEAAGFPDSGTAAEGPDVFAPVVRLLVEPATARLDGALAGLPTAEQAVWRGALEERLTQQLVRQAARTLVRELDSARRAGRLPGAGPRERFASFVATTRTRRGLTELLTAYPVLARMLGQTALDAADAAIELVTRFRSDRDELTAGLLDGREPGPLVRADLGLGDAHQGNRSVAILRFAHGGRLVYKPRSLEQHALLDGLVDWLGGKVPGLRLRTPRTLRRDGYGWLEFVAHRWCRSVTETDAFYRRQGALLALLYAVDGADMHYENVIACGDQPVLVDAETLLHTGLPQAMTAGADPAADALQASVHRTCLLPHLLIGEHGALDISALGRSTDGTYPSEGLRWEDSGTDTMRAVRGAVVSPAAQNHPLPGGGNPLDGADHRAALLEGFRAAYAAIAAHGAELRSEGGLLTSWADNPARLIARSTRLYATLLEESAHPALLRDALARESVFAVLWTESEDDAVRRRLVEHETADLWRGDVPLFVHRPSGTGVRTAGGTWLSGLLPVDALTAVREKIARMDEVGCHDQEWIVSATLAARGAGSPADGPRSELAVSPVPAVVPEPSRLLAAACGIADEIAARAVRAEGRTNWLGIERVSGPHWAVLPMGAGLAQGYCGVALFLAHLDALTGSGRYADLAREAVQPLPALLKALAADPELSAAAGPGAYDGLGGIVHALVRLSALLDEDLLACLPDGLAALGHAVAACSDPGLAGGAAGALAAAVAVHEATGAPEALRLADSVADRLAATVGDRPSTAAAGTETAPGFADGAAGIGWALLRYAAVRPERAAAHTVVAHALLRDALRDAVAAPADLSWSSGLAGVAAAASRLPEGADVAGALLADTDVCPDLSLGHGTLGTLEALTELAARGGRGTAGTPAHRTGQALALVEAQAHRCATPNHVPSPGLLTGLSGIGYGLLRLARPDAVPSLTLLGHPAP, encoded by the coding sequence GTGACTTCGACCGCCATCCTCCCGACTCCCTGGAGCGCCGGCCTGCCGACCGCCTGGTGGGCCCCGGCGCTGTCCCTCGCGGAACGGCTCGCCGCCCCGGACCTCCCCGCGGCGCAGGCCCGGACCGCCGCCGGTCCCGTGCCGTGGGCGGTCGGCGACGTGACGGGATTCGCCGCACGCCTCGCCCACCTGGGGGTGGACCAGGACACCGCCGCGGCTCTCGCGGCGGAGCCCGCCGAGCGGCTGGCCGCCCGGACCGGGCGCCCCGCCTGGGCCGCGTACGTCGAACAGGCTCTGGCCGACGAGGACTTCACGGACCTGGTCGAGGCCGCCGGTTTCCCGGACTCCGGCACGGCGGCCGAGGGCCCGGACGTGTTCGCCCCGGTCGTGCGGCTGCTCGTCGAGCCGGCCACCGCACGTCTGGACGGCGCGCTGGCGGGACTGCCGACGGCCGAACAGGCGGTGTGGCGGGGCGCGCTGGAGGAGCGGCTGACGCAGCAACTGGTCCGGCAGGCCGCCCGTACCCTGGTGCGTGAACTCGACTCCGCCCGGCGGGCCGGCCGGCTTCCGGGCGCGGGACCCCGCGAACGGTTCGCCTCCTTCGTCGCCACGACCCGGACCCGGCGCGGCCTCACGGAACTCCTCACCGCCTACCCGGTGCTGGCCCGGATGCTGGGGCAGACCGCGCTGGACGCCGCCGACGCCGCGATCGAACTGGTGACACGGTTCCGGTCGGACCGGGACGAGCTGACCGCCGGGCTCCTCGACGGACGCGAGCCGGGCCCGCTGGTCCGGGCCGACCTCGGCCTCGGGGACGCGCACCAGGGCAACCGGTCGGTCGCGATCCTGCGCTTCGCACACGGCGGCCGGCTGGTGTACAAGCCGCGGTCGCTGGAGCAGCACGCGCTCCTGGACGGGCTGGTCGACTGGCTCGGCGGCAAGGTCCCCGGACTGCGGCTGCGCACGCCCCGGACCCTGCGCCGGGACGGGTACGGCTGGCTGGAGTTCGTCGCGCACCGCTGGTGCCGGTCGGTGACCGAGACCGACGCCTTCTACCGCCGCCAGGGCGCCCTGCTGGCGCTGCTGTACGCGGTCGACGGCGCGGACATGCACTACGAGAACGTCATCGCCTGCGGTGACCAGCCGGTGCTGGTGGACGCGGAGACGCTGCTGCACACCGGTCTCCCTCAGGCCATGACCGCCGGCGCCGACCCGGCGGCGGACGCCCTCCAGGCGTCGGTGCACCGCACCTGCCTGCTGCCCCATCTGCTGATCGGGGAGCACGGCGCGCTGGACATCTCGGCACTCGGCCGCTCCACCGACGGCACCTACCCGAGCGAAGGGCTGCGCTGGGAGGACAGCGGCACGGACACCATGCGGGCCGTCCGCGGCGCGGTGGTGAGCCCGGCCGCGCAGAACCACCCGCTGCCCGGCGGCGGCAATCCCCTGGACGGCGCCGACCACCGCGCGGCCCTGCTGGAGGGTTTCCGCGCGGCCTACGCGGCCATCGCCGCGCACGGGGCCGAACTGCGATCCGAGGGCGGCCTGTTGACGTCATGGGCCGACAACCCGGCCCGGTTGATCGCCCGTTCGACCCGGCTGTACGCCACGCTGCTGGAGGAGTCCGCCCATCCCGCCCTGCTCCGCGACGCGCTGGCCCGCGAGAGCGTCTTCGCGGTGCTGTGGACGGAGTCCGAGGACGACGCGGTGCGCCGGCGTCTCGTCGAGCACGAGACGGCGGACCTGTGGCGCGGGGACGTGCCCCTCTTCGTCCACCGGCCGTCCGGTACGGGGGTCCGGACGGCCGGGGGGACCTGGCTGTCCGGCCTGCTGCCGGTCGACGCCCTGACCGCCGTCCGGGAGAAGATCGCCCGGATGGACGAGGTCGGCTGTCACGACCAGGAGTGGATCGTCTCCGCCACCCTCGCGGCACGCGGCGCCGGCTCCCCGGCGGACGGACCCCGGTCCGAACTGGCGGTGTCACCGGTCCCCGCGGTCGTGCCCGAGCCGTCCCGGCTGCTGGCCGCGGCCTGCGGGATCGCCGACGAGATCGCCGCCCGGGCGGTGCGCGCCGAGGGCCGCACCAACTGGCTCGGCATCGAGCGGGTCTCCGGACCGCACTGGGCGGTGCTGCCCATGGGGGCCGGACTCGCACAGGGCTACTGCGGCGTCGCGCTGTTCCTGGCACACCTGGACGCGCTGACCGGGTCGGGACGGTACGCCGACCTCGCCCGGGAGGCCGTACAGCCGCTGCCCGCGCTGCTGAAGGCGCTCGCCGCGGACCCGGAGCTGAGCGCGGCGGCCGGTCCCGGGGCGTACGACGGACTCGGCGGCATCGTGCACGCCCTGGTACGGCTGTCGGCGCTGCTGGACGAGGACCTGCTCGCCTGCCTGCCGGACGGGCTCGCCGCGCTCGGCCACGCCGTGGCGGCCTGCTCCGACCCAGGGCTGGCCGGCGGAGCGGCCGGGGCACTGGCCGCCGCGGTCGCCGTGCACGAGGCGACCGGGGCGCCGGAGGCGCTGCGGCTGGCGGACTCCGTGGCGGACCGCCTGGCCGCCACCGTCGGGGACCGGCCGTCCACCGCGGCGGCCGGCACCGAAACGGCCCCCGGCTTCGCCGACGGCGCGGCCGGGATCGGCTGGGCGCTGCTGCGGTACGCGGCCGTGCGGCCCGAACGCGCCGCCGCGCACACCGTCGTCGCCCACGCTCTGCTGCGCGACGCGCTCCGGGACGCGGTCGCGGCGCCGGCCGACCTGTCCTGGTCCTCCGGCCTCGCCGGGGTGGCGGCCGCCGCCTCCCGGCTGCCCGAAGGCGCTGACGTGGCCGGGGCCCTGCTCGCGGACACCGACGTGTGCCCCGACCTGAGCCTCGGGCACGGCACCCTCGGCACGCTGGAGGCGCTGACCGAGCTCGCCGCGCGGGGCGGCCGGGGCACCGCCGGGACCCCGGCCCACCGCACCGGCCAGGCGCTCGCGCTGGTCGAGGCGCAGGCCCACCGCTGCGCCACCCCGAACCACGTGCCCTCGCCCGGACTGCTGACCGGACTCTCCGGCATCGGCTACGGCCTGCTCCGTCTGGCCCGCCCCGACGCCGTGCCGTCCCTCACGCTCCTGGGGCATCCCGCCCCCTGA
- a CDS encoding response regulator transcription factor, with product MGAPVPVGVVALDPVLEAGIRSTLLGFPELTVCEDGEARVAVLTVDRLGPAELDMVRTTRAQPNRPAIVLVAGALASGDALHALAAGARGLLLRREADASRLAHAVLAAARDDCTLPPDLLEQVLDRPGAAGHDTDGWAGNALSDRERSVLRLVADGHETAEIAQRLAYSPRTVTSVVHDITQRFRLRNRAHAVAYALRAGLL from the coding sequence ATGGGAGCACCCGTACCCGTCGGTGTGGTCGCCCTCGACCCGGTGCTGGAGGCCGGTATCCGAAGCACCCTCCTCGGGTTCCCGGAACTGACCGTGTGCGAGGACGGTGAGGCGCGTGTCGCCGTGCTCACCGTGGACCGGCTCGGTCCCGCCGAACTCGACATGGTGCGCACGACCCGTGCTCAGCCGAACCGCCCGGCCATCGTCCTCGTGGCGGGCGCCCTCGCCTCCGGCGACGCCCTGCACGCCCTCGCGGCCGGCGCCCGCGGTCTGCTGCTGCGCCGTGAGGCCGACGCCTCCCGGCTCGCCCACGCGGTGCTGGCCGCCGCACGCGACGACTGCACCCTGCCCCCGGACCTGCTCGAACAGGTCCTGGACCGGCCCGGTGCCGCCGGGCACGACACCGACGGCTGGGCGGGCAACGCCCTCTCGGACCGGGAGCGTTCGGTGCTGCGGCTGGTCGCGGACGGGCACGAGACGGCGGAGATCGCCCAGCGCCTCGCCTACTCGCCGCGCACCGTGACCAGCGTCGTCCACGACATCACCCAGCGGTTCCGGCTGCGCAACCGCGCCCACGCCGTGGCCTACGCACTGAGAGCGGGGCTCCTGTGA
- a CDS encoding response regulator transcription factor, protein MTTTLTAARTAPTAASTVLTAIPAPAPVPPRPIRLRFLAPRHAERVRLLALRAGLVQAGDATRSGADPYDPRAVTVVVADDVEQALRGAREPGPLLIVCDTVTRAGLMLAVRAGAVVLRAADLGEETLPAAVHRAGHPHQSIPYPVLSQLLTTDPRQWSGGEEPALTPRQTSVLRLMADGHHNADIARLLSCSEHTVKNVIYDVMSRLHARNRAHAVAHAVRHGLI, encoded by the coding sequence GTGACCACCACCCTGACCGCCGCCCGTACGGCCCCGACGGCCGCCTCCACCGTCCTCACGGCCATCCCGGCCCCGGCCCCCGTCCCGCCCAGGCCGATCCGGCTCCGGTTCCTCGCCCCGCGTCACGCCGAGCGCGTCCGCCTCCTCGCCCTCCGCGCCGGACTGGTCCAGGCGGGCGACGCGACCCGGTCCGGCGCGGACCCGTACGACCCCCGCGCCGTCACCGTGGTCGTGGCCGACGACGTGGAACAGGCGCTGCGCGGGGCCCGCGAGCCCGGACCGCTGCTGATCGTGTGCGACACCGTCACGCGCGCCGGACTGATGCTGGCCGTGCGCGCCGGAGCGGTCGTGCTGCGGGCCGCTGACCTCGGCGAGGAGACCCTGCCGGCGGCCGTCCACCGGGCCGGCCACCCGCACCAGAGCATCCCGTACCCGGTGCTCTCGCAGTTGCTCACCACCGACCCCCGGCAGTGGTCGGGCGGTGAGGAGCCCGCGCTGACGCCCCGGCAGACCTCGGTGCTGCGGCTCATGGCCGACGGGCACCACAACGCCGACATCGCCCGGCTCCTGTCGTGCTCCGAACACACCGTCAAGAACGTGATCTACGACGTCATGTCCCGCCTGCACGCCCGCAACCGCGCCCACGCGGTCGCCCACGCCGTACGCCACGGCCTCATCTGA
- a CDS encoding peptidase E codes for MTAPEPTILATSGGHRVGRRTRTLFDALVHHAVDLSGVHGRRPRVLYVGTATGDAEHVTARVSEAARVAGFDLTPLQLFPMPNVADVEGTVLDHDVVWAMGGSVANLLAVWRVHGLDDVMRRAWRAGVVLAGISAGSICWFEGGATDSFGPELRPVTNGLGLLPYGNGVHYDSDPGRRPLIHRLVADGTLPTSHCADDGVGLVYRGTELVEAVTELPGKGAYVVRREDGRAVEERLEPRALPTPGY; via the coding sequence GTGACGGCTCCGGAACCCACCATCCTCGCCACCTCCGGGGGGCATCGCGTCGGCAGGCGCACCCGGACGCTCTTCGACGCGCTGGTCCACCACGCGGTGGACCTCTCCGGCGTGCACGGCAGGCGCCCGCGCGTCCTCTACGTCGGCACGGCCACGGGGGACGCCGAGCACGTCACGGCGCGGGTGTCCGAGGCGGCCCGGGTGGCGGGCTTCGACCTCACCCCGCTCCAGCTCTTCCCGATGCCGAACGTCGCCGATGTCGAGGGCACCGTCCTCGACCACGACGTGGTCTGGGCGATGGGCGGCTCGGTGGCCAACCTGCTCGCGGTGTGGCGGGTGCACGGGCTGGATGACGTGATGCGCCGGGCCTGGCGGGCGGGGGTGGTCCTCGCCGGCATCAGCGCCGGTTCCATCTGCTGGTTCGAGGGCGGAGCCACCGACTCCTTCGGGCCCGAGCTGCGGCCGGTGACGAACGGCCTCGGCCTGCTGCCGTACGGCAACGGCGTGCACTACGACTCCGACCCGGGCCGGCGTCCGCTGATCCACCGCCTGGTCGCGGACGGCACCCTGCCCACCAGCCACTGCGCCGACGACGGGGTGGGCCTGGTCTACCGGGGCACCGAGCTCGTCGAGGCGGTCACGGAACTGCCCGGCAAGGGTGCCTACGTGGTGCGCCGGGAGGACGGGCGGGCGGTGGAGGAGCGCCTGGAGCCGCGAGCGCTGCCGACGCCCGGGTACTGA
- a CDS encoding 4'-phosphopantetheinyl transferase family protein, which yields MSEPGPGPLLTRTAHAPPGPRLPHRLCPAVLDPDGLRSPAHTLGPRPLKGPLELYLARVGTPDGEALRRAQELLDAEELARARAFRHTRDRDAYVVAHAALRSVLSVLLGVPAEALPLVREPCAGCGGPHGRPALRTSGVHFSLSHSGDLVMVALAPAPVGVDVEGLATARAVLGAQSALHMTEARELTLLPPHERSAAFTRTWVRKEAYLKGLGTGLVRDPALDYVGTGPVPTPPAPGWTLRDVLVPAGYAAAVALHTP from the coding sequence ATGTCTGAGCCCGGACCGGGTCCGCTCCTGACCCGGACGGCCCACGCCCCGCCGGGCCCCCGGCTCCCGCACCGCCTGTGCCCCGCCGTACTGGACCCCGACGGCCTGCGGAGCCCCGCGCACACCTTGGGACCCCGCCCGCTGAAGGGGCCCCTGGAGCTGTACCTGGCGCGGGTCGGCACACCCGACGGGGAGGCGCTGCGCCGGGCGCAGGAGCTCCTGGACGCGGAGGAGCTGGCGCGGGCCAGGGCGTTCAGGCACACGCGGGACCGGGACGCCTACGTCGTCGCGCACGCGGCGCTGCGCAGTGTGCTCAGCGTCCTGCTGGGCGTCCCGGCCGAGGCGCTGCCTCTGGTGCGCGAACCGTGCGCGGGCTGTGGCGGTCCGCACGGGCGGCCCGCGCTGCGCACGTCCGGGGTGCACTTCTCCCTGTCGCACAGCGGCGACCTGGTGATGGTGGCGCTCGCGCCGGCCCCGGTCGGCGTGGACGTGGAGGGCCTGGCGACGGCCCGCGCGGTGCTCGGGGCGCAGTCGGCGCTGCACATGACGGAGGCGCGGGAGCTCACGCTGCTGCCCCCGCACGAGCGGTCGGCGGCCTTCACCCGGACGTGGGTGCGCAAGGAGGCGTACCTGAAGGGGCTGGGCACCGGGCTGGTCCGCGATCCGGCGCTGGACTACGTGGGCACCGGCCCGGTGCCCACCCCTCCCGCGCCGGGATGGACCCTGCGGGACGTCCTCGTCCCGGCGGGTTACGCGGCGGCGGTGGCACTGCACACGCCGTAG
- a CDS encoding MbtH family NRPS accessory protein, with product MTGTDGTEAGPGPEDLYLVVRNDEEQYSIWRADREMPAGWHPEGLRGSRQECLDHIGVIWTDMRPLSLRRRLAGADV from the coding sequence GTGACCGGGACGGACGGCACGGAGGCCGGTCCCGGACCTGAGGACCTGTACCTGGTGGTGCGCAACGACGAGGAGCAGTACTCCATCTGGCGGGCCGACCGGGAGATGCCGGCGGGCTGGCACCCCGAGGGTCTGCGGGGCAGCCGGCAGGAGTGCCTGGACCACATCGGCGTGATCTGGACGGACATGCGCCCGCTCAGCCTGCGCCGCCGGCTGGCCGGGGCTGATGTCTGA